The sequence below is a genomic window from Flavobacterium sediminilitoris.
ACTTTTAGGACAGCTTTCTTTGTAATTACTGCTTTAAAATTATTTAATTTCCTTTACAACAATTCTACCTATCAAATTAACATTTGTACCTTGTGTTTTTTCAAGCTCCAAATTAACATCAGTTGAAGGCTTAAACAAGAAATTGGTCATTGACATGTTGTAAGAAATATCCGATCCACCTTGTCCAAAATAAATTTCAGTACCAAGATATGCACTATTTGTAGCGTCTTTCATCTTATAAGTATGTCCACCCGTAGCATTATAGATGTAGAATGCTACTGTTACTTCATACATTTTATTAGCATGTAATGTAATAGATGACCCGTTCATTACAACTCCATTTACATAAGTAGCAGCTGGAAACATCGCTGTTAATGTTTGTGCACCAAGAGTACTTGAGTTTCCAATAGAAGCGTATGCATATTCTGGCATTGAAGACCCTCCAGTTGCGCTAATAACACTTCCAGTGATATCAATTCCTGAACCTGCTGTGTAAGTTCCTGCTGGTCCTTCTGGTCCCTGTGGCCCTTGTGGTCCTACTGGACCTGTTGCTCCATCTGCACCGTCTAAACCAGCTGGTCCTTGTGGTCCCATCGGACCTGTTGCGCCATCTAAACCATCATTACCAGCTGGTCCTTGTGGTCCCATTGGACCTGTTGCTCCATCTAAACCATCTGCACCTGCTGGTCCTTGTGGACCCATCGGACCTGTTGCACCGTCTAAACCATCATTACCTGCTGGCCCTTGTGGTCCTACTGGACCTGTTGCTCCATCTGCACCGTCTAAACCAGCTGGCCCTTGTGGTCCCATCGGACCTGTTGCGCCATCTAAACCATCATTACCAGCTGGTCCTTGTGGTCCCATTGGACCTGTTGCTCCATCTAAACCATCTGCACCTGCTGGTCCTTGTGGACCCATCGGACCTGTTGCACCGTCTAAACCATCATTACCAGCTGGTCCTTGTGGTCCCATTGGACCTGTTGCTCCATCTAAACCATCTGCACCTGCTGGTCCTTGTGGACCCATCGGACCTGTTGCGCCATCTAAACCATCATTACCAGCTGGACCTTGTGGTCCCATTGGACCTGTTGCACCGTCTAAACCATCATTACCAGCTGGACCTTGTGGTCCCATTGGACCTGTTGCTCCATCTAAACCATCTGCACCTGCTGGTCCTTGTGGACCTGGTGCTGAATTTGCTGCATACAATGCATAAGGTACACTCATCATTTGACTAATACCAGAAACTGTATAATTCGTTCCACCTGTTGGATCAGCTTCAGTCTTTATAAAATATGGACCAGCAGACCAATCTATCGCTGCTATTGACCCTGAAACTACAGTTCCTGAACCAATTTCTAGACTCACTAAACCATTGATATTTGAAGTTGGTGTTTGTGTTTCGACATATATAGCTGTACCTGATGGACTAGTTTGTAGAATACTAATTCTCATTCCTATTGAAGAGTTGGTCACTAAAGCATCGCTGGCATCCCTAACGACACCTTGATAAGTAAATCCTTCTGGGGATTGTGAATAGGAAAACATACCTATTAATAAAAATACAAAAAGTAAAATTCTATTTTTCATATTGAGTAGTTGTTTAGTTGTTTTTAATAAGTTTAAATACTTTAAGTATTTTATTTGAAGACATAACATTTAGGAAATAAGTTGCTGCGGGTAAAATATCAACATCAATGCTTGTTTGGTTTGATGATATTAAACCTGTTCTAATTAATTTTCCATCTATACTAAATACTTCATACTTCATCTCTTCTTGAAACTGAGAGAAGTTCAAATCCAAAATAGCCTCAGCAACTGCTGGATTAGGATACAATGTAATATCAATATTGATAGCACTACTAGGCGTTGATAAAGGATAAATTTCTATTGCTTGTTGTACTCCTTGAGTCAATTCTCCGTTAGAGCCACTGATGGCTTTATAAAAAATTTGCCCATAAGAGTAGCTAACCGATCCTCCCGATCCCGTGGCTTGTCCTCCAGCA
It includes:
- a CDS encoding collagen-like domain-containing protein; the encoded protein is MKNRILLFVFLLIGMFSYSQSPEGFTYQGVVRDASDALVTNSSIGMRISILQTSPSGTAIYVETQTPTSNINGLVSLEIGSGTVVSGSIAAIDWSAGPYFIKTEADPTGGTNYTVSGISQMMSVPYALYAANSAPGPQGPAGADGLDGATGPMGPQGPAGNDGLDGATGPMGPQGPAGNDGLDGATGPMGPQGPAGADGLDGATGPMGPQGPAGNDGLDGATGPMGPQGPAGADGLDGATGPMGPQGPAGNDGLDGATGPMGPQGPAGLDGADGATGPVGPQGPAGNDGLDGATGPMGPQGPAGADGLDGATGPMGPQGPAGNDGLDGATGPMGPQGPAGLDGADGATGPVGPQGPQGPEGPAGTYTAGSGIDITGSVISATGGSSMPEYAYASIGNSSTLGAQTLTAMFPAATYVNGVVMNGSSITLHANKMYEVTVAFYIYNATGGHTYKMKDATNSAYLGTEIYFGQGGSDISYNMSMTNFLFKPSTDVNLELEKTQGTNVNLIGRIVVKEIK
- a CDS encoding T9SS type A sorting domain-containing protein; translated protein: MKKTLTLLILNLAAISYGQQSFVLAGGQATGSGGSVSYSYGQIFYKAISGSNGELTQGVQQAIEIYPLSTPSSAINIDITLYPNPAVAEAILDLNFSQFQEEMKYEVFSIDGKLIRTGLISSNQTSIDVDILPAATYFLNVMSSNKILKVFKLIKNN